One genomic segment of Bacteroides caccae includes these proteins:
- a CDS encoding class I fructose-bisphosphate aldolase yields the protein MNKVIELLGDKSCYYLDHTCKTIDKSLIHIPSPDTIDKIWLDSDRNIKVLNSLQSLLGHGRLANTGYVSILPVDQDIEHTAGASFAPNPIYFDPENIVKLAIEGGCNAVASTFGILGSVARKYAHKIPFVVKLNHNELLSYPNSFDQVLFGTVKEAWNMGAVAVGATIYFGSEQSRRQLVEIAEAFEYAHELGMATILWCYLRNNDFKKGAIDYHSAADLTGQADRLGVTIKADIVKQKLPTNNGGFKAIGFGKVDERMYTELATDHPIDLCRYQVANGYMGRVGLINSGGESHGTSDLRDAVITAVVNKRAGGMGLISGRKAFQKPMNKGVELLNAIQDVYLDPSITIA from the coding sequence ATGAATAAAGTTATAGAATTATTAGGAGATAAATCCTGTTATTATTTGGATCACACCTGTAAAACCATCGATAAATCGCTGATTCACATTCCCTCTCCCGATACAATAGATAAAATCTGGTTGGATTCAGATCGTAATATAAAGGTATTGAATAGCCTTCAGTCTCTCTTGGGGCATGGCCGATTGGCAAATACCGGATATGTGTCCATTCTTCCTGTCGATCAGGATATCGAGCATACCGCCGGGGCTTCTTTTGCTCCGAACCCGATCTATTTCGACCCGGAGAATATCGTGAAACTGGCTATTGAAGGCGGCTGCAACGCCGTGGCTTCCACTTTCGGAATCCTGGGTTCCGTAGCGCGTAAGTATGCCCATAAGATACCTTTCGTTGTGAAGTTGAATCATAATGAACTGCTTTCTTATCCGAACAGCTTCGACCAAGTGTTGTTTGGCACCGTGAAGGAGGCATGGAACATGGGGGCAGTAGCTGTCGGAGCTACTATCTATTTCGGTTCGGAACAGAGCCGCCGTCAGTTGGTAGAGATTGCCGAGGCGTTTGAATATGCGCACGAACTGGGTATGGCAACCATTCTGTGGTGCTATCTGCGTAACAATGATTTCAAAAAAGGAGCAATAGATTATCACTCTGCTGCCGACCTGACCGGACAGGCTGACCGCCTGGGTGTGACCATTAAGGCGGATATTGTGAAGCAGAAACTTCCGACGAATAACGGCGGCTTTAAAGCTATCGGCTTCGGCAAGGTGGACGAACGTATGTACACCGAACTGGCGACTGACCACCCGATTGACCTTTGCCGTTATCAGGTTGCTAATGGCTACATGGGGCGTGTAGGACTGATTAATTCCGGTGGGGAATCTCACGGAACTTCCGATTTGCGTGATGCCGTCATTACTGCCGTAGTGAATAAGCGTGCCGGAGGTATGGGACTGATTAGCGGACGTAAGGCTTTCCAGAAACCGATGAATAAAGGGGTAGAATTATTGAATGCTATCCAGGATGTT
- the gpmA gene encoding 2,3-diphosphoglycerate-dependent phosphoglycerate mutase: MKKIVLLRHGESVWNKENRFTGWTDVDLTEKGVAEAEKAGETLREYGFNFDKAYTSYLKRAVKTLNCVLDKMNLDWIPVEKNWRLNEKHYGELQGLNKAETAGKYGEEQVLVWRRSYDIAPNPLAENDLRNPRFDYRYHEVPDAELPRTESLKDTIERIMPYWESNIFPALKTAHTLLVVAHGNSLRGIIKHLKHISDEDIIKLNLPTAVPYVFEFDENLNVANDYFLGNPEEIRKLMEAVANQGKKK, translated from the coding sequence ATGAAAAAAATAGTATTACTTCGTCACGGAGAGAGTGTATGGAACAAGGAAAATCGTTTCACCGGCTGGACGGATGTAGACCTTACGGAAAAAGGAGTTGCCGAAGCCGAGAAGGCAGGGGAGACGCTGAGAGAATATGGCTTCAATTTCGATAAAGCCTATACTTCCTATCTGAAACGTGCAGTGAAAACTCTGAACTGCGTGCTTGATAAGATGAATCTCGACTGGATTCCCGTGGAAAAGAACTGGCGCCTGAATGAGAAGCATTATGGAGAGTTACAAGGGCTGAATAAAGCGGAAACCGCCGGGAAGTATGGGGAGGAACAAGTGCTTGTATGGCGCCGCAGCTATGACATTGCTCCTAATCCGCTTGCAGAGAATGACCTTAGAAATCCACGTTTCGACTATCGATATCACGAGGTACCCGATGCTGAACTGCCCCGTACCGAATCATTGAAGGATACCATTGAACGTATTATGCCTTATTGGGAATCAAATATATTTCCTGCATTGAAAACTGCCCATACTTTACTGGTGGTAGCTCACGGTAATAGTTTGAGGGGGATTATCAAACATCTGAAACATATTTCGGATGAAGATATTATAAAACTGAACCTGCCTACTGCCGTGCCTTATGTGTTTGAGTTCGACGAGAATCTTAATGTAGCTAATGACTACTTTCTGGGTAATCCCGAAGAAATCAGAAAATTAATGGAGGCAGTAGCCAACCAGGGAAAGAAAAAATAG
- a CDS encoding sensor histidine kinase — MNKANIGWWEADVKTECYKCSGFIAQLLGLDEDGIISFNDFNKRILREDQQHTTSHSFDELQQTIEEVYLLDTPKGGVWIRSKICYQETDEAGNTKIYGIAETQDGPHMASAYQALQNSERILHNIYKNIPVGIELYNKDGLLIDLNKKELEMFHIASKEDVLGVNLFENPLLPEEIKQKLRNNEDADFTFCYEFSKINGYYQSQNSGGSIDLTTKVTTLYDHNHEPINYLVINVDKTENTIAYNKIQEFKNFFDLVGDYAKVGYAHFDALSRDGYALSSWYRNVGEKEGTPLPEIIGIHSHFHPEDRAVMLDFLDKVIKGESSKLCRDMRIRRADGNYTWTRVNVLVRNYLPQDNIIEMLCINFDITQLKETERMLIQAKEKAEESDRLKSAFLANMSHEIRTPLNAIVGFSSMLQEADNPEEKLQYVTIIEENNKRLLQLISDILDLSKIEAGTFDFTFEKVNAKRLCNELYQAMQMRTSPQVELRLSPDLPDLQLTSDKSRLYQVLSNFVVNALKFTSEGSITISYQIKGKEAKFSVEDTGIGIEPEKQTAVFNRFVKLNNFIPGTGLGLSICQSIITQLGGKIGVDSEPGKGSCFWFTHPLG, encoded by the coding sequence ATGAATAAAGCCAACATCGGCTGGTGGGAGGCAGATGTAAAAACAGAGTGTTACAAATGCTCCGGCTTCATAGCCCAACTTCTCGGTCTCGACGAGGATGGCATTATTAGTTTCAATGATTTCAACAAGCGGATTCTGAGGGAAGACCAGCAACACACCACTTCCCACTCTTTCGATGAATTACAGCAGACGATTGAAGAAGTATATCTACTCGATACTCCTAAAGGGGGTGTATGGATACGCAGCAAGATATGTTACCAGGAAACAGACGAGGCAGGAAACACCAAGATATATGGCATAGCCGAAACACAAGACGGACCACATATGGCGTCCGCTTACCAGGCATTGCAAAACAGTGAACGCATTCTGCATAATATCTATAAAAATATCCCCGTAGGCATCGAATTATACAATAAAGACGGGCTCCTGATCGACCTTAACAAGAAGGAACTGGAAATGTTTCATATAGCCAGCAAAGAAGATGTCTTGGGAGTTAATCTGTTCGAGAATCCCCTGCTTCCGGAAGAGATCAAACAGAAACTCAGAAATAATGAAGACGCCGACTTTACATTCTGCTATGAATTTTCCAAGATAAACGGATACTACCAGTCACAAAATTCGGGAGGCAGCATAGATTTAACAACCAAAGTAACTACGCTGTACGATCATAATCATGAGCCGATCAATTACTTGGTGATTAACGTAGACAAGACCGAAAATACCATTGCTTATAATAAGATTCAGGAGTTCAAAAATTTCTTCGACCTGGTAGGCGACTATGCCAAAGTTGGTTATGCCCATTTCGACGCTTTGAGCCGGGACGGTTATGCCCTGAGCAGCTGGTACAGGAATGTAGGAGAGAAAGAAGGTACCCCACTACCGGAAATCATCGGCATACACTCCCACTTCCACCCCGAAGACCGGGCTGTAATGCTTGATTTTCTGGATAAGGTCATTAAAGGGGAAAGTAGCAAATTATGTCGTGATATGCGTATTCGCAGAGCTGACGGAAACTATACGTGGACACGCGTGAATGTGTTGGTCCGGAATTATCTCCCACAGGATAATATCATCGAAATGTTGTGCATCAACTTTGATATCACCCAACTGAAAGAAACGGAACGAATGCTCATTCAAGCTAAAGAGAAAGCAGAAGAATCCGACCGGCTAAAGTCTGCCTTCCTTGCCAATATGAGCCACGAGATACGTACACCGCTCAATGCGATTGTCGGTTTTTCGAGTATGCTGCAAGAGGCGGACAATCCGGAAGAAAAACTGCAGTATGTCACCATCATCGAAGAGAACAACAAACGCCTGCTACAACTTATTTCCGATATTCTCGACTTGTCAAAAATCGAAGCTGGAACTTTTGACTTTACCTTCGAGAAAGTGAACGCCAAACGGTTATGCAATGAATTATACCAAGCAATGCAGATGCGAACCTCCCCACAGGTGGAACTCCGCCTGTCTCCCGATCTGCCCGATTTGCAACTCACCAGCGATAAAAGTAGGCTTTACCAAGTATTATCAAACTTCGTAGTAAATGCGTTAAAATTTACCTCCGAAGGGAGTATAACCATCAGTTACCAAATAAAAGGAAAAGAAGCGAAATTCTCCGTAGAGGATACGGGTATAGGAATCGAACCGGAAAAGCAAACGGCTGTATTCAACCGTTTTGTCAAACTCAATAATTTTATTCCCGGCACCGGTCTCGGTCTTTCTATCTGCCAGAGTATCATCACACAACTCGGAGGAAAGATCGGAGTAGATTCGGAACCCGGAAAGGGTTCCTGTTTCTGGTTTACACATCCACTCGGCTAA
- a CDS encoding ATP-binding cassette domain-containing protein, which translates to MSQNTFSMAGGVARNPLVRLAKPVTATIGADEHIAIVGPNGSGKSLFVDTLIGKYPLREGALQYDFSPSATQTVYDNVKYIAFRDTYGAADANYYYQQRWNAHDQDEAPDVREMLGEIKDEQLKNELFDLFRIEPLLDKKIILLSSGELRKFQLTKTLLTAPRVLIMDNPFIGLDAPTRELLFSLLDRLTKMSSVQIILVLSMLDDIPSFITHVIPVDKMEVFPKMEREVYLDAFRSRDTVVPFDDLQQRIIDLPYNGNNYDADEVVKLNKVSIRYGDRTILKELDWTVHRGEKWALSGENGAGKSTLLSLVCADNPQSYACDISLFGRKRGTGESIWEIKKHIGYVSPEMHRAYLKNLPAIEIVASGLHDSIGLYRRPQPEQMDICEWWMDVFGIAALKDKAFLQLSSGEQRLALLARAFVKDPELLILDEPLHGLDTYNRRRVKKVIEAFCQRKDKTMIMVTHYESELPGTITDRIFLKRN; encoded by the coding sequence ATGAGCCAAAATACATTCAGCATGGCGGGGGGCGTAGCACGCAACCCGCTTGTGCGTTTAGCCAAACCCGTCACGGCAACTATCGGGGCAGACGAACATATAGCCATTGTAGGACCGAACGGTAGTGGTAAAAGCCTTTTTGTAGATACGCTGATCGGTAAATATCCGCTGCGTGAAGGAGCGCTGCAATATGATTTTTCTCCTTCTGCTACTCAGACCGTTTATGATAATGTAAAATACATCGCTTTTCGTGATACCTATGGAGCTGCCGACGCCAATTACTACTATCAGCAACGTTGGAATGCCCATGACCAGGATGAGGCTCCCGATGTCCGCGAAATGCTGGGCGAGATCAAGGACGAGCAACTGAAAAACGAATTATTCGACCTTTTCCGTATCGAGCCTCTTCTGGATAAGAAGATTATCCTTCTTTCCAGTGGGGAATTACGCAAATTCCAGCTCACAAAGACCCTGCTGACTGCTCCCCGTGTTCTGATTATGGATAACCCGTTTATCGGACTGGATGCTCCTACACGCGAATTGCTTTTCTCTTTGCTCGATCGTCTGACGAAGATGTCGTCGGTACAGATAATTCTGGTGCTTTCCATGTTGGATGATATTCCTTCCTTCATTACCCATGTCATTCCCGTTGACAAAATGGAAGTCTTTCCGAAAATGGAACGTGAAGTCTATTTGGATGCTTTCCGTTCAAGAGATACGGTCGTTCCTTTTGACGATTTACAACAACGTATTATTGATTTGCCTTACAACGGCAACAATTACGATGCCGACGAGGTGGTGAAACTAAACAAAGTCAGTATCCGCTATGGTGACCGTACTATTCTGAAAGAACTCGATTGGACTGTGCATCGTGGGGAGAAATGGGCATTGAGTGGAGAAAACGGCGCAGGCAAATCAACCTTGCTGAGTCTTGTTTGTGCGGATAATCCCCAATCGTATGCCTGTGATATCAGCCTGTTCGGACGAAAAAGAGGAACCGGGGAGAGTATCTGGGAAATTAAGAAACACATCGGCTACGTCAGTCCGGAGATGCATCGTGCTTACCTTAAAAACCTGCCGGCTATTGAGATTGTAGCAAGCGGTTTACATGATAGTATCGGGTTGTACAGACGTCCGCAACCGGAGCAGATGGATATTTGTGAATGGTGGATGGATGTATTCGGTATCGCAGCATTGAAAGATAAAGCATTCCTGCAACTTTCCAGTGGCGAGCAACGGCTGGCTCTGCTGGCACGTGCTTTCGTCAAAGATCCGGAACTGTTGATTTTGGATGAACCGCTTCACGGACTTGATACTTACAACCGTCGCCGGGTGAAGAAGGTGATTGAAGCCTTCTGCCAACGTAAAGATAAAACGATGATTATGGTGACACATTATGAATCGGAGCTTCCGGGCACGATAACAGACCGCATTTTCCTGAAAAGAAATTAG
- the pulA gene encoding type I pullulanase: MKMGTNYLAILGVTTMTTVMSCSSAKKEYASYELYPVRSGNLVEMEYAPGATRFTLWAPTADEVRLMLYDAGEGGHAYETEKMEPAEDGTWTVTVDKDLLGKFYTFNVKIDDKWQGDTPGINARAVGVNGKRAAIIDWKSTQPEGWENDRRPTLKSAADMIIYEMHHRDFSSDSTSGVKNKGKYLALTERGTMNADKRLTGIDHLRELGITHVHLLPSYDYASVDETKLEENHYNWGYDPLNYNVPDGSYSTDPYQPAVRVKEFKQMVQALHQAGIRVIMDVVYNHTFNTIESNFERTAPGYFYRRKEDGSLANGSGCGNETASERPMMRKFMIESVLYWINEYHIDGFRFDLMGIHDIETMNEIRKAVNKIDPTICIYGEGWAAEAPQYPADSLAMKGNVARMPDIAVFSDELRDGLCGPVWEKDKGAFLAGVPGGEASVKFGIVGAIEHPQVRCDSVNYSRQPWAKQPTQMISYVSCHDGLCLVDRIKASMPGITPEQLVRLDKLAQTVVFTSQGIPFIYAGEEVMRDKKGVDNSYKSPDAVNAIDWRRKTTNEDVFTYYKRLIDLRKSHPAFRMGDAEMVRRHLEFLPVEGNNLIAFLLKEHANGDRWEDIIVAFNSRTTPARLEVPAGKYTVVCKDGVIDVRGLGTQTGPEVIVPGQSALIMYK; the protein is encoded by the coding sequence ATGAAGATGGGAACTAATTATTTAGCAATACTGGGAGTAACTACGATGACAACAGTGATGAGTTGTTCTTCTGCAAAAAAGGAATACGCTTCTTATGAACTCTATCCCGTTCGTTCGGGGAATCTTGTCGAAATGGAGTATGCTCCGGGGGCTACCAGGTTTACGCTTTGGGCGCCTACGGCTGATGAGGTACGCCTGATGCTTTATGATGCAGGGGAAGGTGGTCATGCTTACGAAACGGAGAAAATGGAACCTGCTGAAGACGGAACATGGACGGTGACCGTAGACAAAGATTTGCTGGGTAAATTCTACACCTTCAATGTGAAGATTGATGATAAATGGCAAGGAGATACACCGGGTATTAACGCTCGTGCTGTCGGAGTAAATGGCAAGCGTGCTGCTATTATCGACTGGAAATCGACCCAGCCGGAAGGGTGGGAGAATGACCGGCGCCCTACCCTGAAATCTGCTGCCGATATGATTATCTACGAAATGCATCATCGTGATTTCTCGTCGGATTCTACTTCGGGGGTAAAGAACAAAGGAAAATATCTTGCCTTGACCGAACGAGGAACCATGAATGCTGATAAACGTCTGACAGGGATCGACCATTTGAGAGAACTGGGGATCACGCATGTACATCTGCTTCCTTCTTATGATTATGCTTCCGTAGACGAGACGAAGTTGGAAGAAAACCACTATAACTGGGGATATGATCCGCTGAATTATAACGTGCCGGATGGTTCTTATTCGACCGACCCTTATCAGCCTGCGGTTCGTGTGAAGGAGTTCAAACAAATGGTACAGGCATTACATCAGGCAGGTATCCGAGTGATAATGGACGTAGTGTACAACCATACGTTCAATACGATAGAGAGTAACTTTGAACGTACCGCTCCCGGTTACTTTTATCGCCGGAAAGAAGATGGTTCTCTGGCAAATGGCTCGGGATGCGGCAATGAGACTGCAAGTGAACGTCCTATGATGCGTAAATTTATGATCGAATCTGTCCTTTACTGGATTAATGAATATCATATTGACGGCTTCCGCTTTGACCTCATGGGAATACACGACATCGAGACGATGAACGAAATCAGGAAAGCTGTCAACAAGATTGATCCTACTATTTGCATTTATGGAGAAGGCTGGGCTGCTGAAGCTCCTCAATATCCGGCGGATTCGTTGGCCATGAAAGGAAATGTTGCCCGTATGCCGGATATCGCTGTCTTTTCGGATGAACTGCGTGATGGGCTTTGCGGACCTGTATGGGAAAAAGATAAAGGTGCGTTTCTTGCCGGTGTTCCGGGAGGAGAGGCGAGTGTAAAGTTTGGTATTGTGGGTGCGATTGAACATCCGCAAGTGCGCTGTGATTCGGTGAATTATAGCCGGCAACCTTGGGCGAAGCAACCTACACAGATGATTAGTTATGTTTCCTGTCATGACGGATTATGCCTTGTTGACCGAATAAAGGCAAGTATGCCGGGAATTACTCCCGAACAGTTGGTCCGTCTGGATAAATTGGCGCAAACGGTGGTCTTTACTTCACAAGGTATTCCTTTTATTTATGCTGGCGAGGAAGTGATGCGTGATAAGAAAGGAGTGGACAACAGCTACAAGAGTCCGGATGCGGTAAACGCTATTGACTGGCGGCGCAAAACTACGAATGAGGATGTTTTCACCTATTATAAGCGTTTGATTGACTTGCGTAAATCTCATCCCGCCTTCCGTATGGGAGACGCGGAAATGGTTCGGAGACATTTGGAATTCCTGCCTGTCGAGGGGAACAATCTGATTGCGTTCCTTTTGAAGGAGCATGCGAACGGTGACCGTTGGGAAGATATTATCGTTGCTTTCAACTCCCGCACTACTCCCGCACGTCTGGAAGTACCTGCCGGCAAATATACGGTAGTATGTAAGGACGGTGTGATAGATGTTCGCGGACTTGGGACGCAAACCGGACCGGAAGTAATTGTTCCCGGCCAGTCTGCACTGATTATGTATAAATAG
- the ruvC gene encoding crossover junction endodeoxyribonuclease RuvC yields the protein MIQPVKEKIILGIDPGTTIMGYGILRIKGTKPEMVAMGIIDLRKFANHYLKLRHIHERVLSIIESYLPDELAIEAPFFGKNVQSMLKLGRAQGVAMAVALSRDIPITEYAPLKIKMAITGNGQASKEQVADMLQRMLHFSKEDMPTFMDATDGLAAAYCHFLQMGRPALEKGYNSWKDYIAKNPDKVK from the coding sequence GTGATTCAACCGGTAAAAGAAAAGATAATCCTGGGTATTGACCCCGGTACTACGATCATGGGATATGGGATCTTGAGAATAAAAGGAACCAAGCCCGAAATGGTTGCAATGGGGATTATCGACTTGCGTAAATTTGCCAATCACTATCTGAAACTACGTCATATTCATGAGCGTGTATTGAGTATCATTGAAAGCTATCTGCCTGACGAACTGGCTATTGAAGCACCATTCTTCGGCAAAAACGTGCAGTCGATGTTGAAGCTGGGGCGTGCGCAGGGAGTAGCAATGGCAGTGGCCCTAAGCCGTGACATACCAATCACCGAGTATGCTCCTTTGAAAATTAAAATGGCTATTACCGGAAACGGACAGGCCTCGAAAGAGCAAGTGGCGGATATGTTGCAGCGAATGCTTCACTTTTCGAAAGAAGATATGCCTACTTTCATGGATGCGACAGACGGTTTGGCGGCCGCATATTGCCATTTTCTACAAATGGGACGACCGGCATTGGAAAAAGGATATAATAGTTGGAAAGATTACATAGCAAAGAACCCGGATAAGGTGAAATAA
- a CDS encoding DUF4286 family protein → MLIYNTTFQVDDDVHDNFLIWIKESYIPEVQKHGALKTPRICRILSHREEGSAYSLQWEVESSGLLHRWHLEQGVRLNDELTKIFKDKVIGFPTLMEVIE, encoded by the coding sequence ATGCTGATTTATAATACGACTTTTCAGGTGGATGACGACGTTCACGATAATTTTCTGATTTGGATCAAAGAATCCTATATTCCCGAAGTACAGAAGCATGGTGCATTGAAGACGCCGCGTATCTGCCGGATATTGAGCCACCGGGAGGAAGGAAGTGCTTACTCCTTGCAGTGGGAGGTAGAGAGTAGTGGGTTGCTGCACCGCTGGCATCTGGAACAGGGAGTGCGCCTGAATGATGAACTTACAAAAATATTTAAGGATAAGGTGATTGGTTTTCCGACATTAATGGAGGTGATAGAGTGA
- a CDS encoding glycoside hydrolase family 3 N-terminal domain-containing protein, whose product MKKLLTTLLFGSFFSACAERQPVPAIPSDPEIEGKIEKLLKGMTLEEKIGQMCELTIGAVTDKNDNKLSEALLDTVIGKYRVGSLLNIPFGVSQKKEVFAEVITQIQKKSLEEIGIPCIYGLDQIHGASYTQDATYFPQGINMAAAFNRELTRYCAEITAYETRACCVPWTFAPVMDLGRDPRWPRMWESFGEDAYVNAQMAVQAVRGLQGDNLNKVDEYHISSCIKHFMGYGVPVSGKDRTPSSITDIDLREKHFAPFKAAIRAGALSLMVNSANNNGVAFHANKELLTGWLKEDLNWDGMIVTDWNDIDNLYFRDHIASSKKDAIRLAVNAGIDMAMIPSEEQQFCIDLKELVEEGAVSMKRIDDAVRRVLRLKFRLGLFENPYWDIRKYDKFGSREFAEVALQAARESEVLLKNEGELLPLRKGTKILLAGPNANAMRCLNGGWSYSWQGELADEFAQAYNTIYEALCNKFGTENIIYEPGVTYVADPNDNWWKENCPEIGKAVTAAGRADVIIACIGENTYCETPGNLNDLNLSSNQKELVRRLATTGKPVILVLNEGRPRIIHEIEPLAKAVVHIMLPGNYGGDALADLIAGDVNFSGKLPFTYPKFINSLATYDYKPCEQMGPMEGEYNYDAVMDVQWPFGYGLSYTSYEYSNFKVNRTTFNADDELIFEVDVKNVGERAGKETVLLYSSDLAASVSPDVIRLRYFEKVELQSGETKKVVMKLKGSDLAFVGQDRKWRLEQGRFRMKCGSEILYIDCEEDKIWDTPNID is encoded by the coding sequence ATGAAAAAACTATTAACAACTTTATTGTTTGGAAGCTTTTTTTCGGCTTGTGCTGAAAGACAACCGGTTCCTGCCATTCCATCAGATCCGGAAATAGAAGGAAAAATAGAGAAACTGCTTAAAGGCATGACCCTTGAAGAGAAGATTGGCCAAATGTGTGAACTGACCATTGGGGCAGTGACAGATAAAAACGATAATAAATTGAGTGAAGCGTTACTGGATACGGTGATTGGTAAATATAGGGTAGGTTCGTTACTGAATATTCCCTTCGGAGTCAGCCAAAAAAAGGAAGTATTCGCAGAAGTGATCACACAGATTCAAAAGAAATCTTTGGAAGAAATTGGGATTCCATGTATTTATGGTTTGGATCAGATTCACGGGGCTTCATATACACAAGACGCTACTTATTTTCCTCAAGGCATCAATATGGCGGCTGCTTTTAATAGGGAACTAACTAGGTATTGTGCGGAGATTACGGCTTACGAGACTCGCGCTTGTTGTGTACCATGGACGTTTGCTCCTGTAATGGATCTCGGGCGCGATCCTCGTTGGCCGCGTATGTGGGAGAGTTTCGGGGAAGATGCCTATGTGAATGCGCAAATGGCTGTGCAGGCTGTACGTGGTTTGCAGGGGGATAATCTGAATAAAGTGGATGAATATCATATTTCTTCCTGTATCAAGCATTTTATGGGATATGGGGTTCCTGTATCCGGTAAAGACCGTACCCCTTCTTCTATTACCGATATTGACTTGCGTGAGAAGCACTTTGCTCCTTTCAAGGCGGCGATCCGTGCGGGTGCGTTGTCATTGATGGTCAATTCCGCCAATAATAACGGGGTGGCGTTTCATGCCAATAAAGAGCTACTGACAGGCTGGTTGAAGGAGGACTTGAACTGGGATGGAATGATTGTGACCGATTGGAATGATATTGATAATCTGTATTTTCGCGATCATATTGCAAGCAGCAAGAAAGATGCTATCAGATTGGCTGTAAATGCGGGTATTGATATGGCAATGATTCCTTCGGAAGAACAACAGTTTTGTATCGACTTGAAGGAATTGGTTGAGGAAGGGGCTGTATCAATGAAACGTATTGACGATGCCGTGCGGCGTGTGCTACGTTTGAAATTCCGTTTGGGATTGTTTGAGAATCCTTACTGGGATATTCGGAAATATGACAAGTTTGGAAGTCGGGAGTTTGCAGAAGTGGCATTGCAGGCTGCCAGGGAGTCGGAGGTCTTGTTGAAAAACGAAGGAGAACTTTTGCCTTTACGTAAGGGAACGAAGATATTGTTGGCAGGTCCGAACGCCAATGCTATGCGTTGTCTCAACGGAGGATGGTCTTACAGTTGGCAGGGAGAGTTGGCGGATGAATTTGCGCAGGCTTATAATACTATCTATGAAGCATTATGCAACAAGTTTGGTACGGAAAACATTATCTATGAACCGGGAGTGACGTATGTTGCTGATCCTAATGATAACTGGTGGAAAGAAAATTGTCCAGAGATTGGAAAGGCAGTTACTGCTGCCGGTAGGGCGGATGTGATAATAGCTTGTATAGGAGAGAATACGTATTGTGAGACTCCGGGAAATCTGAATGACTTGAATCTTTCTTCCAATCAGAAAGAGTTAGTGAGAAGGCTTGCGACAACAGGAAAGCCGGTAATATTGGTTCTGAACGAAGGACGGCCGCGTATTATTCATGAGATAGAACCTTTGGCAAAAGCGGTGGTTCATATTATGTTGCCGGGAAATTACGGAGGAGATGCATTGGCTGACTTGATTGCTGGAGATGTGAACTTCAGCGGTAAATTGCCTTTTACCTATCCGAAATTCATCAATTCGCTTGCTACGTATGATTATAAGCCGTGTGAACAGATGGGACCTATGGAAGGGGAGTATAATTATGATGCGGTCATGGATGTTCAATGGCCCTTTGGATATGGATTAAGTTATACGTCCTATGAGTATAGTAATTTTAAAGTGAATCGTACGACTTTCAATGCGGATGATGAACTGATATTTGAAGTGGATGTAAAGAACGTGGGAGAAAGAGCAGGTAAGGAAACGGTCCTGTTGTATTCTAGTGATTTGGCAGCTAGTGTTTCACCAGATGTGATCCGTCTTCGTTATTTTGAGAAAGTTGAATTACAATCGGGTGAAACAAAGAAGGTTGTTATGAAGTTGAAGGGAAGCGACCTGGCTTTTGTCGGTCAGGATAGAAAATGGCGGTTGGAGCAAGGACGTTTCCGCATGAAATGTGGTAGTGAGATACTGTATATAGACTGTGAAGAAGACAAAATTTGGGATACTCCCAATATTGACTAA